A window of Planctomycetota bacterium contains these coding sequences:
- a CDS encoding TIGR03364 family FAD-dependent oxidoreductase, translating into MTPRYDVAIIGAGIIGLAHAYEAARHGLRTVVYERSPRCEGASIRNFGMVWVVGQTPGENLARAKVGRETWLHLCREADLWHDASGSLHLATHEDELDVLREFAERGPGLGYDVRLLDRGAVAAISPAARRDTVLAGLYSATEVCVDSPRAIAGLARHLASRYRVEFRWNERVSRIEHPAVHSASREGAHVAEAARVLVCAGHEIEELFPGALAGTGVRRCKLQMMALEAPPPSWKLGPMIAGGLTLRHYENFAVCPSLPRVRSRIARDTPDLDRYGIHVLASQHSTGEIIVGDSHEYDADITPFDNATIDDLILAELRRLVDLPSWRVVRRWHGLYSKLPGRTVFVDEPRPGVRLVCAAGGAGMTMAFALAREWWGGIGGDTP; encoded by the coding sequence GTGACGCCCCGGTACGACGTCGCGATCATCGGCGCGGGGATCATCGGGCTCGCGCACGCGTACGAAGCCGCCCGGCACGGGCTGCGGACCGTGGTGTACGAGCGTTCCCCGCGATGCGAGGGGGCGTCGATCCGCAACTTCGGCATGGTCTGGGTCGTCGGGCAGACGCCCGGGGAGAACCTCGCCCGCGCCAAGGTCGGGCGCGAGACCTGGCTTCATCTGTGCCGCGAGGCCGATCTGTGGCACGACGCGTCGGGAAGCCTGCACCTCGCGACGCACGAGGACGAACTGGACGTGCTGCGCGAGTTCGCCGAGCGCGGGCCCGGCCTCGGGTACGACGTGCGCCTGCTCGACCGCGGCGCGGTGGCGGCGATCAGCCCCGCCGCCCGGCGCGACACCGTGCTCGCCGGGCTCTACAGCGCCACGGAGGTCTGCGTCGATTCGCCCCGCGCCATCGCGGGCCTCGCCCGGCACCTCGCGTCGCGCTACCGCGTGGAGTTCCGCTGGAACGAGCGCGTCTCGCGCATCGAACACCCGGCGGTGCACAGCGCGTCGCGCGAGGGGGCGCACGTGGCCGAGGCCGCCCGCGTGCTCGTGTGCGCGGGGCACGAGATCGAAGAGCTCTTCCCGGGGGCCCTCGCGGGCACGGGCGTGCGCCGCTGCAAGCTCCAGATGATGGCCTTGGAGGCCCCGCCCCCGTCCTGGAAACTGGGCCCGATGATCGCCGGCGGGCTCACGCTGCGGCACTACGAGAACTTCGCGGTGTGCCCGTCGCTGCCCCGGGTGCGGTCCCGCATCGCGCGCGACACGCCCGACCTCGACCGCTACGGCATCCACGTCCTCGCCTCGCAGCACAGCACCGGCGAGATCATCGTCGGCGACAGCCACGAGTACGACGCCGACATCACGCCCTTCGACAACGCGACGATCGACGACCTCATCCTCGCCGAGCTGCGTCGCCTGGTGGATCTACCCTCGTGGCGCGTCGTGCGCCGCTGGCACGGGCTGTATTCCAAGCTCCCCGGGCGTACCGTCTTCGTGGACGAGCCGCGCCCGGGCGTGCGCCTCGTGTGCGCCGCCGGCGGCGCCGGCATGACCATGGCATTCGCCCTCGCCCGCGAGTGGTGGGGCGGCATCGGAGGAGACACACCATGA
- the phnX gene encoding phosphonoacetaldehyde hydrolase, translated as MTTDSIVRGGTTPASAPRTIKALVLDWAGTTVDFGSCAPAATFVEAFAQHGVTITQADARAPMGMAKRDHIAAIARTPGATAQWSAKHGRPFGEGDIDAIYATFLPLQEACVERFSEVIPGALEMLAWMRSRSIRVGSATGYTRPIMDRVMAAATRQGFEVDCMLCATDIEHGRPHPWIVFENMRRLNVYPPAAVVVVDDTVVGVQSGVNAGAWAVGVVASGNLVGLDQKSFEHLPDAERTRRIADARRTLLDAGAHFVIDTVADLPEVVRRIEAMPRN; from the coding sequence ATGACGACCGACTCCATCGTGCGCGGGGGCACCACCCCCGCCTCCGCCCCGCGAACCATCAAGGCGCTCGTGCTTGACTGGGCGGGCACCACCGTCGACTTCGGCTCGTGCGCGCCCGCCGCGACGTTCGTCGAGGCCTTCGCGCAGCACGGCGTCACCATCACGCAGGCCGACGCGCGGGCGCCGATGGGCATGGCGAAGCGCGACCACATCGCCGCGATCGCCCGCACGCCCGGCGCCACCGCCCAGTGGAGCGCGAAGCACGGGCGGCCCTTCGGCGAAGGCGACATCGACGCGATCTACGCCACGTTCCTGCCCCTGCAGGAAGCCTGCGTCGAGAGGTTCAGCGAGGTGATCCCCGGCGCGCTCGAGATGCTCGCGTGGATGCGCTCGCGCAGCATCCGCGTCGGCTCGGCCACCGGGTACACCCGCCCCATCATGGACCGCGTGATGGCGGCCGCCACGCGCCAGGGCTTCGAGGTGGATTGCATGCTCTGCGCCACGGACATCGAGCACGGGCGCCCGCATCCGTGGATCGTCTTCGAGAACATGCGCCGCCTGAACGTCTACCCCCCGGCGGCGGTCGTCGTCGTCGATGACACCGTGGTCGGCGTGCAGTCGGGCGTCAACGCCGGCGCCTGGGCCGTGGGCGTCGTGGCGTCGGGCAACCTCGTCGGCCTCGACCAGAAGTCGTTCGAGCACCTCCCCGACGCGGAGCGCACGCGCCGCATCGCCGACGCGCGCCGGACGCTGCTCGACGCCGGAGCGCACTTCGTGATCGACACCGTCGCCGACCTGCCTGAAGTGGTCCGCCGGATCGAGGCGATGCCGCGGAACTAG